A window from Bufo bufo chromosome 1, aBufBuf1.1, whole genome shotgun sequence encodes these proteins:
- the LOC120985576 gene encoding G-protein coupled receptor 61-like, translating into MEPPCVNGSSSCSSGTLEGIPRYLGLVLMLLLDVVAVAGNVAVAAVILKTPRLRKFLFVVHLCIIDTLAAITVMPLGIVGSWGRVAFGESLCQAYISLEVCLSSASILTVSAINIERYYYIVHPMRYEVKMTLGLAISVLVFIWFQASLTSTVPFLTHHAASAESTNASLVNATGCSLQRNAGGHKKVFVTFFVLVYFVLPLVIILTVYCNVFKVARIAAMQHGPLPSWAASPRQRSNSTGSQTNIVPGNRSHRGSPDRTLGGAKAAFTLMIIGGQFVMCWFPYFVYHVHNALGSSSYKGSSSKWENIVKWLAYTSFTVNPFFYGCLNRQIRTELARIPKCFLKQSMDEELGLSSHEGSVEENFLQFLQRTSCVVERRNSFPTSSTSRLLVNQSTLSFRIPGQILEETPELLEHDSSEGFKSMQMCPRPGNSIGTTK; encoded by the coding sequence ATGGAGCCCCCGTGTGTGAACGGCAGCAGCAGCTGCTCCTCTGGCACCCTGGAGGGCATCCCCCGGTACCTCGGACTGGTGCTCATGCTGCTGTTAGACGTGGTGGCCGTGGCCGGCAATGTGGCGGTGGCGGCGGTCATCCTGAAGACGCCTCGGCTCCGCAAATTCCTCTTCGTGGTGCACCTGTGTATCATAGACACCCTGGCTGCCATCACGGTGATGCCGCTGGGCATAGTGGGCAGCTGGGGACGGGTGGCTTTCGGCGAGTCCCTGTGTCAAGCCTACATCTCCCTGGAGGTGTGCCTGAGCAGCGCGTCCATCCTCACCGTGTCTGCCATCAACATAGAGCGCTACTACTACATCGTCCACCCCATGAGATATGAAGTGAAGATGACCTTGGGCTTGGCTATCTCAGTGCTGGTCTTCATCTGGTTCCAGGCATCTCTAACCTCCACCGTGCCATTCCTGACCCACCATGCAGCCAGTGCGGAGTCCACCAATGCCAGCCTGGTGAATGCCACTGGCTGCTCACTGCAGAGGAATGCAGGGGGGCACAAGAAAGTGTTTGTGACGTTCTTCGTCTTGGTCTATTTTGTGTTGCCTCTTGTGATTATACTGACAGTATACTGCAATGTATTTAAAGTGGCCAGAATAGCTGCCATGCAGCATGGACCTCTACCCTCCTGGGCAGCAAGTCCTCGCCAGAGGTCCAACTCTACTGGCAGCCAAACCAACATTGTGCCAGGAAACAGGTCTCACCGGGGATCGCCAGACAGGACATTAGGGGGCGCAAAAGCCGCCTTCACTCTCATGATCATAGGCGGCCAGTTTGTCATGTGCTGGTTCCCCTATTTTGTGTATCATGTTCACAATGCTCTTGGAAGTAGCTCCTATAAAGGTTCAAGCAGCAAGTGGGAGAACATAGTGAAATGGCTGGCCTACACCTCATTTACTGTCAACCCATTCTTTTATGGCTGTCTGAACAGGCAAATCAGAACAGAGCTGGCCAGGATCCCGAAATGTTTCCTAAAACAGTCCATGGATGAGGAGCTAGGCCTGTCCAGTCATGAGGGATCTGTAGAGGAGAACTTTCTGCAGTTTCTCCAAAGAACTAGCTGTGTGGTGGAGAGGAGAAACAGTTTCCCTACTTCCTCTACTTCTAGGCTGCTTGTTAATCAAAGTACTTTGAGTTTTAGAATCCCAGGGCAAATTTTAGAAGAAACCCCAGAGTTACTGGAACATGACTCCA